The following proteins are co-located in the Manihot esculenta cultivar AM560-2 chromosome 9, M.esculenta_v8, whole genome shotgun sequence genome:
- the LOC122724622 gene encoding syntaxin-52-like, translating into MARVICDHICDEIATTVWAGIFSLSSTTSSGSTVHCPPSNQPPLSSRHRPINHRGLHTIVGVGRRSPRNRPYSLQSLLTKLPGKQKISEKEMNRHRDMVANLRTKVNQMASTLNMSNFANRDSLLGPEIKPADAMRRTEGLDNHGIVGLQWQIMKEQDEGLEKLEETVTSTKHIALAVNEELDLHIRLIDDLDQHVDVIDSRLRANSHYFAIIEQIAEGNMWLNDNIGVVPKNSWAIDPFGYSATMAYLSAVWVSRTCLFRGLIMRFGPEEPRTSAVSSAASE; encoded by the exons ATGGCGCGAGTTATTTGCGACCATATTTGCGACGAAATTGCGACAACTGTTTGGGCGGGGATATTTT CACTGAGCTCCACCACTTCCAGCGGGTCCACTGTCCATTGTCCACCGTCCAACCAACCTCCACTCTCCTCCCGACATCGACCGATTAACCATCGCGGCCTCCACACAATCGTCGGCGTCGGTCGTCGCTCTCCACGCAATCGTCCCTATAGCTTACAGTCCCTTTTGACAAAGCTTCCTGGGAAGCAGAAAAT ATCAGAGAAAGAGATGAATCGTCACAGGGACATGGTTGCAAATTTGAGAACAAAAGTAAACCAAATGGCTTCCACATTGAATATGTCAAACTTTGCCAACAGGGATAGCTTGTTGGGTCCAGAAATAAAGCCAGCTGATGCCATGCGTAGAACTGAAGGTCTGGACAACCACGGCATTGTCGGTCTTCAGTGGCAAATTATGAAAG AGCAAGATGAGGGCCTTGAAAAGTTGGAGGAGACAGTAACAAGTACAAAACATATTGCACTGGCAGTCAATGAAGAACTTGATCTTCACATTAGACTTATT GATGACTTGGATCAACATGTGGATGTTATTGATTCCCGCTTACGG GCCAATTCACATTACTTTGCCATAATTGAACAG ATTGCAGAGGGGAATATGTGGTTGAACGACAACATTGGTGTTGTTCCTAAAAATTCTTGGGCAATAGATCCATTTGGCTACTCAGCTACCATGGCATATCTCTCCGCCGTATGGGTTTCGAGAACATGCTTATTCAGAGGACTCATTATGAG